Proteins from a genomic interval of Nostoc sp. TCL240-02:
- a CDS encoding DUF4327 family protein → MTQQVIHPMVKLQRNVQSLIESNIIKPSDSIWKIALLYGNEWQHWKQELLDFGFSMQDPVSELLAVETWDEE, encoded by the coding sequence ATGACTCAGCAAGTGATTCACCCGATGGTGAAATTGCAGCGCAACGTGCAATCACTCATAGAATCGAATATTATCAAGCCAAGTGATAGCATCTGGAAAATCGCTTTGCTATATGGTAATGAATGGCAGCACTGGAAACAGGAACTGCTAGACTTTGGCTTCAGTATGCAAGACCCAGTTAGTGAACTGCTAGCTGTAGAAACTTGGGATGAGGAATAG
- a CDS encoding M48 family metallopeptidase, which produces MTGSGDEYLISRKKQIERRQKIVTIVSLVSFVGSTVFAVIPAIQQASQPKPATASASPESGLHQQAQGYELILQREPENQLALEKLSIVRLHLKDTKGAMTLLEKLVKLHPDRQDYKVVLEQIKKQQGNGDRTTNNQPKSN; this is translated from the coding sequence ATGACTGGTTCGGGGGATGAATACCTAATTTCCCGCAAAAAGCAGATTGAGCGGCGACAAAAGATTGTCACGATAGTGTCGTTAGTGTCCTTTGTTGGTTCTACGGTGTTTGCAGTAATTCCGGCAATACAACAGGCTAGTCAACCTAAGCCGGCAACTGCATCTGCTTCTCCTGAGTCAGGATTACACCAACAGGCGCAGGGCTACGAATTAATTTTACAACGGGAACCAGAAAATCAACTTGCTTTAGAGAAACTGTCTATAGTGCGGTTGCACTTGAAAGATACCAAGGGTGCGATGACACTTTTGGAGAAGCTGGTGAAGTTGCACCCCGATCGGCAAGATTACAAAGTTGTATTAGAGCAGATTAAGAAGCAACAGGGTAATGGCGATCGCACCACAAATAATCAACCCAAATCTAATTAA
- the pseB gene encoding UDP-N-acetylglucosamine 4,6-dehydratase (inverting): MFNGKSILITGGTGSFGKQFVKTVLSRYQPQKVIVYSRDELKQYEMAQEFNAPVMRYFIGDVRDRDRLRLAMRGVNYVIHAAALKHIPAAEYNPMECIKTNIHGANNVIDIALDQEVEKVIALSTDKAVNPINLYGATKLAADKLFVAANNIVGTMKTRFAVVRYGNVVGSRGSVVPFFQKLIQEKAPDIPITDPRMTRFWITLQQAVDLVFNSFERMHGGEIFVPKIPSMKITDLAETLAPGVPIKIVGIRPGEKLHEAMFSSEASHLVLEFLDHYVIRPTIEYAHSVNYACNALSEKGIPVPEGFEYSSEINTEWLKGFQLLDILKQ, from the coding sequence ATGTTTAATGGCAAATCTATTTTAATTACTGGTGGTACAGGCTCCTTTGGCAAGCAATTTGTAAAAACGGTTCTTAGCCGATATCAGCCGCAGAAAGTCATAGTTTATTCACGAGATGAGCTGAAGCAGTACGAAATGGCGCAGGAGTTTAATGCACCAGTTATGCGCTATTTCATTGGAGATGTCCGCGATCGCGATCGGCTGCGTCTGGCAATGCGGGGTGTTAATTATGTTATTCATGCTGCGGCACTGAAGCATATTCCTGCTGCTGAGTACAACCCAATGGAATGTATTAAAACTAACATTCATGGGGCAAATAATGTCATTGATATTGCCCTCGATCAAGAAGTAGAAAAAGTGATTGCCCTCTCAACAGATAAGGCAGTTAATCCAATTAATCTCTATGGTGCAACCAAGCTAGCTGCTGATAAACTTTTTGTTGCAGCTAATAATATTGTTGGGACAATGAAAACCCGGTTTGCTGTAGTTCGCTACGGCAATGTTGTTGGTTCAAGAGGCTCAGTAGTACCTTTTTTTCAAAAACTGATTCAAGAAAAAGCCCCAGACATTCCTATTACAGATCCACGCATGACCCGCTTTTGGATTACACTCCAACAAGCTGTAGATTTAGTTTTTAACAGCTTTGAACGAATGCACGGCGGAGAAATATTTGTTCCAAAAATTCCTTCAATGAAAATTACTGATTTAGCTGAAACACTTGCACCCGGAGTTCCAATTAAAATTGTTGGTATTAGACCAGGAGAAAAACTGCATGAAGCTATGTTTTCTTCTGAAGCTTCACATTTAGTATTGGAGTTTTTAGATCATTATGTAATTAGACCAACTATTGAATATGCTCATTCTGTGAATTACGCCTGTAATGCTTTAAGTGAAAAAGGAATCCCCGTTCCAGAAGGGTTTGAGTATAGCTCTGAGATCAATACAGAATGGCTAAAAGGTTTTCAACTACTGGATATATTGAAGCAATGA
- the pseC gene encoding UDP-4-amino-4,6-dideoxy-N-acetyl-beta-L-altrosamine transaminase has protein sequence MANYFNFIPYGRQSISQEDIDAVIEVLRSDWITQGPAIERFEQAVANYCGAKYAVAVSNATTALHIACLAVDLGQGDILWTSPNTFVASANCGLYCGAKVDFVDINPNTYNLSVDELERKLTAAEKQSCLPKVLIPVHFAGQSCEMEHIAALSQRYGFKIIEDASHAIGGSYQGQHIGSCQFSDMVVFSFHAVKIITTGEGGMVLTNQEELYQRLIRLRSHGITRNPDLIQGESHGSWYYQQLELGFNYRMTDIQAALGASQMQRLNEFVERRQLIAQRYNHLLQDLPLILPWQHPDSESSWHLYVIRLKLDKINKTHRQIFEELRSAGIGMNLHYIPVHTQPYYQKLGFQLGDFPQVEQYYEKAITIPLYYGLNEESQDKVVVSLRESLI, from the coding sequence ATGGCTAATTATTTTAATTTTATTCCATACGGACGACAAAGTATAAGTCAAGAAGATATTGATGCTGTAATTGAAGTTTTGCGCTCAGACTGGATTACTCAAGGCCCAGCTATAGAGAGATTTGAGCAAGCTGTTGCTAATTATTGTGGAGCGAAATATGCCGTAGCGGTTTCTAATGCGACAACTGCATTACATATTGCCTGTCTTGCTGTTGATTTGGGGCAAGGAGATATTCTCTGGACATCACCAAATACCTTTGTTGCTTCAGCTAATTGTGGACTTTACTGTGGTGCAAAGGTTGACTTTGTTGATATTAACCCAAATACCTACAATTTGAGCGTAGATGAATTAGAACGTAAATTGACTGCGGCAGAAAAGCAAAGTTGTTTGCCTAAAGTATTAATACCCGTGCATTTTGCAGGGCAATCTTGTGAGATGGAACACATTGCTGCTTTATCACAGCGTTATGGTTTCAAAATTATCGAAGATGCTTCTCATGCGATTGGCGGAAGCTATCAGGGACAACATATTGGTTCCTGCCAATTTTCCGATATGGTAGTTTTTAGCTTTCATGCAGTCAAAATTATCACAACTGGTGAAGGCGGTATGGTGCTAACAAATCAAGAAGAATTGTATCAGAGATTAATTAGATTAAGAAGTCATGGCATAACTCGCAATCCAGATTTGATTCAAGGAGAATCTCACGGTTCTTGGTATTATCAGCAACTAGAACTAGGGTTCAACTATCGGATGACGGATATCCAAGCAGCATTGGGTGCTAGTCAGATGCAAAGGCTAAATGAATTTGTGGAACGTCGGCAGCTGATAGCTCAAAGATATAATCACCTACTACAAGATTTACCCCTGATATTACCTTGGCAACACCCTGATTCTGAATCTAGTTGGCATTTATATGTAATTCGGCTCAAGCTGGATAAGATTAATAAAACTCATAGACAAATATTTGAAGAACTTCGTAGCGCAGGAATTGGTATGAATTTGCACTACATTCCAGTTCATACACAACCTTACTACCAAAAATTAGGTTTTCAATTAGGAGACTTTCCACAGGTTGAGCAATACTACGAGAAAGCTATTACTATCCCTTTATATTATGGGCTAAATGAAGAGAGTCAGGATAAAGTAGTAGTTTCGCTAAGAGAGAGCCTGATATGA
- a CDS encoding NTP transferase domain-containing protein, whose amino-acid sequence MKIVIIVQARMTSTRLPGKVLKKVLDKPLLEYQIERLKRVKLADEIVIATTINSKDLPIIEVCDRLSVPYFRGSENDVLARYYGAAREHNTDVVVRITSDCPLIDPQVIDKVIQFYLDYKYKYDYVSNCLERSYPRGMDTEVFSFLALHQAFLEATEQPDREHVTPFINMQPERYRLTQVVYSENQSLHRWTVDTADDFELIKRIIEALYPKFPKFTLEDCLDLLKQYPDWPIINAHVEQKKYGK is encoded by the coding sequence ATGAAAATTGTAATTATTGTTCAGGCAAGAATGACTTCAACTCGCCTCCCTGGAAAAGTACTCAAAAAGGTATTAGATAAGCCTTTACTAGAATATCAGATTGAGAGATTAAAGCGAGTCAAGTTAGCTGATGAAATTGTAATTGCTACTACCATCAATAGTAAAGATTTGCCAATCATTGAAGTTTGCGATCGCCTTTCAGTGCCATATTTCAGAGGTTCAGAAAACGATGTCCTAGCCAGATATTATGGCGCGGCTAGAGAGCATAATACAGATGTAGTGGTTCGGATTACCTCTGATTGTCCGCTTATTGATCCACAAGTGATTGACAAAGTAATTCAATTTTATCTGGATTATAAATATAAATATGATTATGTTTCTAATTGTTTAGAGAGAAGCTACCCACGAGGAATGGATACTGAGGTTTTTTCTTTCCTAGCATTACATCAGGCATTTTTAGAAGCAACAGAACAACCTGATCGAGAGCATGTTACTCCGTTCATTAATATGCAGCCTGAACGTTATCGATTGACTCAAGTAGTTTATTCAGAAAATCAAAGTTTACATCGTTGGACAGTAGATACAGCAGATGATTTTGAACTTATTAAAAGAATTATTGAAGCACTTTATCCTAAATTTCCAAAGTTTACTTTGGAGGATTGTTTGGATTTGCTCAAACAGTATCCTGATTGGCCAATAATTAACGCACATGTGGAACAAAAAAAATATGGTAAATAA
- a CDS encoding pseudaminic acid biosynthesis-associated methylase — protein MVNNSDFRTEQEDFWAGSFGDEYINRNQEDISGASNISLFAKILSRTNSIQSLIELGANIGLNLQAIKELIPRVEISAVEINQKAVEKLQLHNNYKVYHQSILDFVPVCKYDLALVKGVLIHISSDMLPKVYELLYQVSNRYICIAEYYNSTPVEVNYRGHHSKLFKRDFAGEMLDRFDDLHLLDYGFVYHRDSQFPQDDITWFLLEKTGCK, from the coding sequence ATGGTAAATAACTCTGATTTTAGAACTGAACAAGAAGATTTTTGGGCTGGTAGCTTTGGCGATGAATACATCAATAGAAATCAGGAAGATATCTCAGGTGCTAGCAATATTTCACTATTTGCAAAAATCCTTTCAAGAACTAACTCTATTCAATCGCTAATTGAGCTTGGTGCCAATATAGGTCTTAATCTACAGGCAATTAAAGAACTTATTCCTAGAGTAGAAATTTCAGCAGTCGAAATTAACCAAAAAGCTGTAGAAAAATTGCAATTACATAATAATTATAAGGTCTACCACCAGTCAATTTTAGACTTCGTACCTGTTTGTAAATATGATCTAGCTCTTGTTAAGGGAGTGTTGATACATATCAGTTCGGATATGCTACCGAAGGTATATGAACTACTTTATCAAGTTAGTAATCGTTATATTTGTATTGCAGAATATTATAATTCTACACCTGTAGAGGTAAATTATCGTGGCCATCATAGTAAATTATTTAAACGGGACTTTGCCGGTGAGATGCTTGATAGATTCGATGACTTACATCTATTAGATTATGGTTTTGTCTATCACCGTGATAGTCAATTTCCACAGGATGATATAACTTGGTTTTTATTAGAAAAAACTGGTTGCAAATGA
- the pseG gene encoding UDP-2,4-diacetamido-2,4,6-trideoxy-beta-L-altropyranose hydrolase — MKLFIRADASTQIGTGHIMRCLALAQSWQDAGGQAIFVMATEAPNFKTRLKSEGMEVIHLPIQLGSTEDAEETAKLARQFNVSWIVVDGYYFGAKYQEIIKEFELKLLLIDDYGHAKQYHADIILNQNIHANEGLYINRQPYTQLLLGTSYSLLRREFWQWREWQRSLPPIAKKLLVTLGGADPDNVTLKVIQGLQQVEVEGLEVVVVVGGSNPHYEQLRSASQKLQFPIRLERNVTNMPELMAWADVAIAAGGSTSWELAFMGLPSIVLILADNQQDIAEKLANINVAVNLGWYQDISEVEIAQAINKLLLANQVRMKIIQKGQKLIDGYGVTRILPILTGAKG; from the coding sequence ATGAAGCTATTTATTCGGGCAGATGCATCAACACAAATAGGTACAGGTCATATAATGCGCTGTCTGGCTTTAGCTCAGTCTTGGCAAGATGCAGGTGGTCAGGCAATTTTTGTTATGGCGACGGAAGCACCAAATTTTAAAACTCGGTTAAAGTCGGAAGGAATGGAAGTTATCCATCTGCCGATTCAGCTTGGAAGTACTGAAGATGCTGAAGAAACAGCAAAACTAGCACGTCAGTTTAATGTGAGTTGGATTGTGGTAGATGGCTACTATTTCGGTGCTAAGTATCAAGAAATCATCAAGGAATTTGAGCTAAAACTTTTACTCATTGATGATTATGGACACGCAAAACAGTACCATGCCGACATTATCTTAAATCAAAATATTCATGCTAATGAGGGATTGTATATAAATCGACAGCCATATACTCAACTGTTACTTGGTACAAGCTATAGCCTTTTGAGGCGAGAATTTTGGCAGTGGCGAGAATGGCAGCGATCGCTCCCTCCAATAGCTAAAAAGTTACTAGTTACACTAGGTGGTGCAGATCCAGATAATGTAACTCTCAAGGTAATTCAAGGATTGCAACAAGTAGAAGTGGAAGGACTAGAAGTAGTTGTTGTAGTTGGAGGAAGTAATCCCCATTATGAGCAACTGCGATCCGCTAGTCAAAAGTTGCAGTTTCCTATCCGTCTAGAAAGGAATGTAACGAATATGCCCGAACTCATGGCTTGGGCTGATGTGGCGATCGCTGCTGGTGGCTCTACATCTTGGGAACTCGCTTTTATGGGTTTACCCAGTATTGTGCTAATTTTGGCAGATAATCAGCAAGATATTGCCGAAAAGCTAGCCAACATCAATGTGGCTGTTAATCTAGGGTGGTATCAAGATATTTCAGAAGTAGAAATAGCACAAGCAATTAACAAATTACTGTTAGCAAATCAAGTTCGGATGAAAATTATCCAAAAGGGTCAGAAATTGATAGATGGTTATGGCGTTACCCGAATATTACCTATATTAACGGGAGCAAAAGGATGA
- a CDS encoding N-acetylneuraminate synthase family protein produces the protein MNVVNIANRLIGSTYEPFIIAEVGINHNGDIEKALQMIRVAKEAGADAIKFQTFKADELVGDPSQTYTYQSQNKQITESMLEMFRRYELSRHEWFLIKENCDKKEIIFLSTPQNYSDLDLLLELGIAAIKVGSDDFVNLPLLKSYAVTGLPMIVSCGMADLAEVFQSLNTIGALDGYPTILLLCTSQYPTPPEDVNLLKLKTLSQTFPMIPLGFSDHTQGAIASSLAVAFGACLFEKHFTLDRNLPGPDHWFSEDPIGLKHWVNSIKQSYSMMGSAIVRATTAEEDMKILARRSIVAFNDIAEGEILHTGNVGLRRPGSGLPSSLLERVLGLKTTKYIPKGSILKFGDFE, from the coding sequence ATGAATGTAGTTAACATTGCCAATCGTCTAATTGGCAGTACTTATGAGCCTTTCATTATTGCTGAAGTAGGTATCAATCATAATGGAGATATTGAAAAAGCGTTACAAATGATCCGGGTTGCTAAAGAAGCAGGTGCTGATGCTATCAAGTTTCAGACTTTCAAGGCTGATGAACTTGTTGGTGATCCGAGTCAAACCTACACTTATCAATCCCAGAATAAACAAATCACTGAATCGATGCTAGAGATGTTTCGACGTTATGAATTATCTCGGCATGAATGGTTTTTAATCAAAGAAAACTGTGATAAAAAAGAAATTATATTTTTATCTACACCACAGAATTATTCTGATTTAGATTTACTTTTGGAGTTAGGTATAGCAGCTATTAAGGTTGGGTCAGATGATTTTGTCAATCTGCCCTTATTAAAGAGTTATGCTGTCACTGGATTGCCGATGATTGTCTCTTGTGGCATGGCGGATCTGGCAGAAGTCTTTCAATCATTAAATACGATTGGGGCGCTAGACGGTTATCCCACAATCTTGCTGCTTTGTACTTCTCAGTATCCAACGCCGCCAGAAGATGTAAACTTGCTCAAGTTAAAAACTTTATCACAGACTTTCCCAATGATACCACTTGGGTTTTCTGACCATACTCAGGGGGCTATAGCATCTTCTCTAGCTGTTGCCTTTGGAGCTTGTCTGTTTGAAAAACATTTTACGCTAGATCGTAACTTGCCGGGGCCAGATCATTGGTTTTCTGAAGATCCAATAGGTTTAAAACATTGGGTTAATTCAATCAAACAGTCATACTCTATGATGGGGAGTGCCATTGTACGAGCAACGACTGCTGAGGAGGATATGAAAATTCTAGCAAGGCGTAGTATCGTTGCCTTTAACGATATTGCCGAGGGTGAGATACTGCACACTGGTAATGTAGGTTTGAGAAGACCAGGTAGCGGATTGCCATCAAGCCTTCTAGAGCGAGTTTTAGGATTAAAAACTACAAAATATATACCAAAAGGAAGTATTCTTAAATTTGGAGATTTCGAGTGA
- a CDS encoding DapH/DapD/GlmU-related protein, with translation MIDITKFQELFSLLTSFKPNQFHPLVWINGEPEIGKNVYIGGMSEINAKGARVIVGDNCDIASFVSINCADSHKKCIGLLDEIQRKDIVIENNVFVGSHSVIKGGAYIGHNSVVAAGTIVEEAIIPPYSLIIGNPMQVKPGYYLKQFHLNDSDSTQ, from the coding sequence GTGATAGATATTACAAAATTTCAAGAATTATTCTCACTTTTAACTAGTTTTAAGCCGAATCAGTTTCATCCATTAGTCTGGATTAATGGTGAGCCAGAAATTGGCAAAAATGTTTATATAGGTGGTATGTCAGAGATAAATGCAAAAGGTGCTAGAGTCATCGTTGGAGATAATTGTGATATTGCATCATTTGTTTCAATAAACTGTGCTGATTCCCACAAAAAATGTATTGGTTTACTAGATGAAATACAGCGCAAGGATATAGTAATAGAAAACAATGTTTTCGTAGGTTCACATAGTGTTATTAAGGGTGGAGCGTATATCGGTCATAATTCCGTTGTTGCCGCAGGAACAATTGTTGAAGAAGCAATAATACCTCCGTATTCACTAATTATAGGGAATCCAATGCAGGTAAAACCAGGATATTATCTAAAGCAATTTCATCTCAACGATAGTGATTCCACACAATAA
- a CDS encoding DegT/DnrJ/EryC1/StrS aminotransferase family protein, whose translation MIPHNKPTLGIEEEQAALRVIRSGWVAQGDEVEAFENEFCEFIGLPVGYAVAVASGTSALFMALWALQAQGKRVAFPVYTCSSLRHAVAMIGAIEQLVDVSPGTPNIDLQALSQTRADIAIVPHMFGLPLCVSNLKNIEIIEDCAQALGASVNGTFVGLQGKLGIFSFYATKLITSGGQGGMVVSKDKALIDAIKDYRQFDCRQDKNKRFNFQMTDLQAAIGRAQLRKLPIFLSRRVEIFKRYIQAGLKLLDITSESNIQLSPVRYRAILKTNASSNRNIIELLASMNIKVIVPIEHWELLEEYNLFPNALKLSQESISLPIYPLLTDKQLEYVVSKINFLS comes from the coding sequence GTGATTCCACACAATAAACCAACTTTAGGTATAGAAGAAGAACAAGCTGCTCTGAGGGTTATTCGCTCAGGTTGGGTAGCGCAAGGGGATGAAGTAGAAGCTTTTGAAAATGAGTTTTGTGAATTCATCGGATTACCAGTAGGTTATGCAGTAGCAGTTGCCAGTGGGACATCAGCCCTATTTATGGCTTTATGGGCATTACAAGCGCAGGGGAAACGAGTAGCTTTTCCTGTTTATACTTGCTCTTCCTTAAGACATGCAGTGGCGATGATAGGAGCAATAGAGCAACTGGTAGACGTAAGTCCTGGCACTCCTAATATTGATTTACAAGCACTTAGTCAAACTAGAGCAGACATTGCTATTGTGCCTCATATGTTTGGTTTACCACTATGCGTTTCAAATTTAAAAAATATAGAGATCATAGAAGATTGCGCTCAGGCTTTAGGAGCATCTGTAAATGGTACTTTCGTTGGTTTACAAGGAAAATTAGGTATCTTTTCTTTTTACGCAACTAAATTAATTACTTCTGGTGGTCAAGGAGGCATGGTTGTTTCTAAAGATAAGGCTTTAATCGATGCTATTAAAGATTATAGGCAGTTTGATTGCAGACAAGATAAAAACAAAAGATTTAATTTTCAGATGACAGACTTGCAAGCTGCTATTGGAAGAGCGCAACTACGCAAATTGCCTATTTTTTTATCAAGACGAGTGGAGATATTTAAGCGCTATATTCAAGCTGGATTAAAGCTTTTAGATATAACTTCCGAATCTAATATTCAACTATCTCCTGTTAGATATAGAGCAATTTTAAAAACCAATGCTTCTTCTAACCGAAACATAATTGAATTATTAGCATCTATGAATATTAAAGTAATTGTACCAATAGAACATTGGGAGTTGCTTGAAGAATATAACTTATTTCCTAATGCATTAAAATTGAGTCAAGAAAGTATTTCATTACCAATATATCCTTTGTTAACTGATAAGCAACTTGAATATGTAGTATCAAAAATAAATTTTTTATCATGA
- a CDS encoding WbqC family protein, whose translation MILTAHQPVYLPWLGLIHKILLADVFCVFDIVQYQKKDYNNRNKIKTDSGEMWLSVPVESKDHFNKKICDIKIINDGWNRKHFKSIYLAYKKSAYFDLYIDSLEVILIKKEYKYLTELNFDILTFMLKSLDIDVPIIKASDYDFTGYKSELVLDMCVKLNVKKYIFGSQGRDYANIQSFKNNGIEVYFQDYKHPIYKQLHGNFVPYMSLIDILFNEGPKSKEIILFNNVLSLAQI comes from the coding sequence ATGATTTTAACAGCACATCAACCTGTCTATTTACCTTGGCTAGGATTAATACATAAAATATTACTAGCTGACGTTTTTTGCGTTTTTGATATTGTCCAGTACCAAAAAAAAGATTATAACAATAGAAATAAAATTAAAACAGATAGTGGTGAGATGTGGCTTTCAGTTCCTGTTGAATCGAAAGACCATTTTAATAAGAAAATATGTGATATAAAAATTATCAATGATGGCTGGAATAGAAAGCACTTTAAATCAATTTATTTAGCTTATAAAAAATCAGCATATTTCGATTTATATATTGATAGCCTAGAAGTGATTCTTATAAAAAAAGAATATAAATATTTAACAGAACTCAATTTTGATATTCTGACTTTTATGCTAAAGAGTTTGGATATTGATGTGCCAATAATTAAAGCAAGTGATTATGATTTTACTGGATATAAGTCTGAACTTGTACTTGATATGTGTGTTAAGTTAAATGTCAAAAAATATATATTTGGAAGCCAAGGTAGAGATTATGCTAATATACAATCATTTAAAAATAATGGCATAGAAGTTTATTTTCAAGACTATAAACATCCTATTTATAAGCAATTACATGGTAATTTTGTGCCCTATATGTCCTTAATAGATATTTTGTTCAATGAAGGTCCGAAGAGTAAAGAAATAATTTTATTTAATAATGTTTTATCCTTAGCACAAATATAA
- a CDS encoding class I SAM-dependent methyltransferase: MTEKYRIDNGFSQEWDQIYQQNTHMSVWPWSDLVSYVIRYARPSKSEFHVLELGCGAGANIPFFQKLGVEYHAIEGSPAIVEKLKEKFPDIENNIVVGDFTKNIPFSNEFDLVVDRSSLTHNTTSAIKNSLALAYAKLKIGGRYVGIDWFSTLDSDYQLGIPDEDIYTRRDYTEGHFAHVGRVHFADKGHLEELFAAFAIEVMEHKTVARYIPTDNHILAFWNLVARRV, from the coding sequence ATGACAGAAAAATATAGGATAGATAATGGTTTTTCACAAGAATGGGATCAGATATATCAGCAAAATACTCATATGAGTGTCTGGCCCTGGTCAGATTTAGTCAGCTATGTAATCCGTTATGCTCGTCCAAGTAAATCCGAATTCCATGTACTAGAGTTGGGTTGTGGTGCTGGAGCAAACATTCCTTTTTTTCAAAAGTTGGGAGTTGAATATCACGCTATCGAGGGTAGCCCAGCAATCGTAGAGAAATTGAAGGAAAAGTTTCCAGATATAGAGAATAATATTGTTGTTGGTGATTTCACTAAAAATATTCCTTTTTCCAACGAATTTGATTTAGTAGTTGATAGAAGTTCACTAACTCATAATACAACTTCTGCTATTAAAAACAGTTTGGCATTGGCATACGCTAAATTAAAAATAGGTGGCAGATATGTGGGCATTGATTGGTTCTCTACTCTAGATTCTGATTATCAACTTGGCATACCTGATGAAGATATCTACACTCGTCGAGACTATACTGAAGGTCACTTTGCTCATGTTGGTCGTGTGCATTTTGCTGACAAAGGTCATTTAGAGGAACTGTTTGCAGCATTTGCTATAGAAGTAATGGAGCATAAAACTGTAGCCAGATATATACCTACAGATAACCATATCCTTGCTTTTTGGAATTTGGTAGCTAGAAGAGTTTAA
- a CDS encoding PIG-L deacetylase family protein, whose product MRKRVLVIAAHPDDEVLGCGGAIAKHTQQGDIVHVLILAEGATSRTPQRDRKKLQNELSTLAKAAHQASEILGVTSLKLHDFPDNRMDSCDLLDIIKVIEQEIVKYQPEIIYTHHIGDVNIDHRRIHQAVVTAIRPTPGSTVKTLLFFEVASSTEWQTPGSAPAFTPNWFVDISQTLSLKLEALAAYEFEMRSWPHTRSISALEYLARWRGASVGVEAAEAFILGRRLIS is encoded by the coding sequence ATGAGAAAAAGAGTCCTGGTCATTGCAGCTCATCCAGATGATGAAGTACTGGGTTGTGGTGGAGCGATCGCTAAACATACTCAGCAAGGTGATATTGTTCATGTTCTCATTTTGGCAGAAGGAGCTACCAGCCGTACTCCACAGCGCGATCGCAAAAAGCTACAAAATGAACTATCAACGTTGGCTAAAGCTGCCCATCAAGCCAGTGAAATTCTGGGGGTAACATCCCTAAAGCTTCATGATTTCCCTGATAACCGTATGGACAGTTGCGACTTGTTAGACATAATTAAAGTCATAGAACAAGAAATTGTTAAATATCAACCAGAAATTATTTACACTCACCACATAGGTGATGTTAATATCGACCATCGCCGTATTCATCAAGCGGTAGTAACTGCTATTCGACCAACACCTGGTAGTACTGTTAAAACCCTGCTATTTTTTGAAGTTGCTTCTAGTACTGAATGGCAAACTCCAGGTTCAGCACCTGCCTTTACTCCTAACTGGTTTGTGGATATATCACAAACCCTAAGTTTGAAGCTAGAAGCATTAGCAGCTTATGAGTTTGAGATGCGTTCTTGGCCTCATACTCGCTCTATTTCAGCTTTAGAGTACCTAGCTCGTTGGCGTGGTGCTAGTGTAGGTGTCGAAGCTGCTGAGGCGTTTATCTTAGGAAGAAGACTGATTAGTTGA